The Pricia mediterranea genome includes a window with the following:
- a CDS encoding Gfo/Idh/MocA family protein, with the protein MQKQKILVVGCGNMGKSHARAYHQLDGFEIVGLISRTPKSREKLSEELGGYPTFGDYKKALAQTKPDAVSINTYPDTHADYIRAALNADAHVFVEKPLALTVETAQELVDLAKEKRKKLVVGYILRVHPAWSKFVEVARTLGKPLVMRMNLNQQASGDMWYTHKQLMNSMSPIVDCGVHYVDIMCLMTQSVPVSVSAIGARLSDEIDTKMYNYGQLQVRFEDGSVGWYEAGWGPMMSETAFFIKDVIGPKGSVSISDEAKGESDSVEDHTKTGGLLLHHAELDDDGNFAKDDEIINTSDEPDHDALCKLEQEYFLKAIQENLDLGDHMRDAVNSLRIVLAADESFRTGKTVNL; encoded by the coding sequence ATGCAAAAACAAAAAATTCTAGTCGTCGGCTGCGGCAACATGGGCAAGTCCCATGCCCGCGCCTATCATCAATTGGACGGGTTCGAAATTGTAGGACTGATCAGTCGTACGCCAAAAAGCCGGGAGAAACTGTCCGAAGAACTGGGCGGATACCCTACTTTCGGTGATTATAAAAAGGCCCTGGCCCAAACAAAACCCGATGCCGTCTCCATCAATACCTATCCCGATACCCATGCGGACTACATTCGGGCGGCCCTGAACGCCGACGCCCATGTTTTTGTAGAAAAACCATTGGCCCTGACGGTCGAAACGGCCCAAGAACTGGTCGATTTGGCCAAGGAAAAAAGAAAGAAACTAGTGGTAGGTTACATTTTGCGCGTGCACCCTGCCTGGTCGAAATTTGTAGAGGTCGCAAGAACTCTTGGGAAGCCTCTTGTAATGCGGATGAACCTCAACCAACAGGCATCGGGTGATATGTGGTACACGCACAAGCAATTGATGAACAGCATGTCGCCCATCGTAGATTGCGGAGTGCATTATGTGGATATCATGTGTCTGATGACACAGTCCGTTCCCGTAAGCGTTAGTGCCATCGGAGCACGCCTTTCCGATGAAATCGATACCAAAATGTACAATTACGGGCAGTTGCAGGTACGGTTCGAGGATGGTTCCGTGGGATGGTACGAAGCCGGCTGGGGACCCATGATGAGCGAGACCGCCTTTTTTATCAAGGACGTTATCGGTCCCAAGGGAAGCGTCTCTATCTCCGATGAAGCCAAAGGGGAATCAGATAGTGTCGAGGACCACACCAAAACCGGTGGATTGCTTCTACATCATGCAGAACTCGACGACGACGGAAACTTTGCAAAGGATGACGAAATCATCAATACCTCCGATGAGCCGGACCACGATGCACTCTGTAAACTGGAGCAGGAATATTTTCTCAAGGCAATCCAGGAAAATCTCGACCTCGGCGATCACATGCGGGATGCGGTCAATAGCTTGAGGATTGTTTTAGCCGCGGACGAATCGTTTAGAACCGGTAAAACGGTCAATCTATAA
- a CDS encoding C40 family peptidase: MKKCDLKAVGLILMTLLLATCGKMDDKRKLLAEIQVVRSEYAPDKRTALFDISVVDAQNNFVLAGESNRPDAVEALKTKLKSDGIEFRDSIEILPSKKLNGKTEALINISVANLRSEPKHSAELSTQATLGTPVKILKKEGGWYLIQTPDKYLAWVDDGGIVPMEPKYMDNWKTTHKVIYTKTYGHSYALPDHKQPVSDLVAGNILEIVKYVDEHYIVRYPDGRQAYVSKEESEPYRQWLEKLTPSIDSIVSTSMSLIGVPYLWGGTSTKGMDCSGFTKTVYFLNGMVIPRDASQQVHTGKAIDSVGSFETLQKGDLLFFGSKATDSTPEKVVHVGIWIGNNEFIHASDMVRISSMDRDAENYDDFNRDRYLRTKRILKQQDEGLISLLDTPLFKD; encoded by the coding sequence ATGAAAAAATGCGATTTGAAAGCCGTAGGCCTTATCTTGATGACTCTGCTGTTGGCCACTTGCGGAAAGATGGACGACAAGCGAAAACTCTTGGCAGAAATCCAGGTAGTCCGTTCCGAATACGCGCCCGATAAACGAACGGCACTCTTTGATATCAGTGTGGTCGACGCCCAAAATAATTTTGTGTTGGCGGGAGAAAGCAATCGGCCGGATGCGGTCGAGGCGTTGAAGACCAAGTTGAAATCGGATGGCATAGAATTTAGGGATTCCATCGAGATATTGCCCTCGAAAAAGTTGAACGGAAAAACAGAGGCCCTGATTAACATTTCGGTCGCCAATCTGCGCAGCGAACCCAAACACTCCGCGGAACTGTCCACCCAGGCGACTTTGGGCACTCCCGTTAAAATACTCAAGAAAGAGGGGGGATGGTACCTGATCCAGACCCCCGACAAATACCTGGCCTGGGTCGATGATGGGGGCATCGTGCCGATGGAACCGAAATATATGGACAATTGGAAGACCACCCACAAGGTCATTTACACAAAAACCTACGGGCATTCGTATGCCTTACCGGACCATAAACAACCGGTATCCGATCTGGTGGCAGGCAACATTCTAGAAATCGTAAAATATGTGGATGAACATTATATTGTACGCTATCCCGATGGCAGACAGGCCTATGTATCCAAGGAAGAATCGGAGCCTTACAGGCAATGGCTCGAAAAGTTGACGCCCAGTATCGACAGTATTGTGTCCACTTCGATGTCGCTGATAGGGGTGCCTTACCTCTGGGGAGGAACCTCGACCAAGGGAATGGATTGCAGCGGGTTTACCAAGACTGTCTATTTTCTCAACGGCATGGTCATCCCACGGGATGCCTCACAGCAGGTACATACCGGAAAGGCCATCGATTCCGTGGGTAGTTTCGAAACGCTGCAAAAAGGTGATCTGTTGTTCTTCGGAAGCAAGGCGACCGATTCTACCCCGGAAAAAGTGGTGCACGTCGGTATTTGGATCGGGAACAATGAGTTCATTCATGCCTCCGATATGGTACGGATCAGTAGTATGGACAGGGACGCCGAAAATTACGATGACTTCAACCGCGATCGCTATCTGCGCACCAAACGTATTTTAAAGCAGCAGGACGAAGGTCTGATCAGCCTTTTGGACACCCCGTTGTTTAAGGATTGA
- a CDS encoding DNA cytosine methyltransferase, whose amino-acid sequence MPIKVIELFAGVGGFRIGLEGYPKEKKSPYEVIWSNQWEPSTKTQHANRVYKKRWPHANHSEENIEEVIEHNFDEIPDHDLLVGGFPCQDYSVATTLNNSKGLIGKKGVLWWSIEAILRKKRYRPKYLLLENVDRLLKSPSTQRGRDFAVMLSSLNNLGYAVEWRVINAADYGMPQRRRRIFFIAYHRNTPMYQKLKKSTSKSDWLDSYGTFAKAFPIETLNGTITMGTFEKDLVKVSDTFNLNQKFSPFKNCGLMVEGQFWTAKPYPAYKGEFQVLGDILVAPEAVPEAFFISQEDVDRKKGWKYLKGAKNESRYNKKFGFHYRYSEGRMVFPDALDKASRTIITGEGGKSPSRFKHVVKQNGRLRRLTPVELEKLNMFPENHTEHEAITDAKRAFFMGNALVVGIIKQLGKELYSQIDSPKKALVD is encoded by the coding sequence ATGCCAATCAAAGTGATCGAACTTTTTGCCGGGGTCGGGGGTTTTAGAATCGGCCTGGAAGGATATCCCAAGGAAAAAAAATCACCGTACGAGGTCATCTGGAGCAATCAGTGGGAGCCGAGTACGAAGACCCAACATGCGAATAGGGTCTATAAAAAGCGTTGGCCGCACGCGAACCACTCCGAAGAAAATATCGAGGAAGTCATCGAACACAATTTTGATGAAATACCCGATCATGATCTGTTGGTAGGCGGATTTCCCTGTCAGGATTATTCCGTGGCCACTACCTTGAATAATTCAAAAGGACTCATCGGAAAAAAAGGGGTGTTGTGGTGGAGTATCGAAGCCATCTTGAGAAAAAAGAGATACAGGCCCAAGTACCTTTTACTCGAGAATGTCGATAGATTATTGAAATCACCTTCCACCCAACGGGGAAGGGATTTCGCGGTCATGCTATCGTCCCTTAACAATCTAGGTTATGCCGTGGAGTGGCGGGTCATCAATGCGGCCGATTACGGAATGCCCCAACGCCGGAGAAGAATTTTCTTTATCGCCTATCACAGGAATACCCCCATGTACCAAAAGCTGAAGAAATCAACTTCAAAATCGGATTGGTTGGATTCCTATGGGACATTTGCCAAGGCATTTCCCATTGAGACATTGAACGGTACAATAACCATGGGGACATTCGAGAAAGATTTAGTAAAGGTGTCCGACACCTTTAATTTGAACCAAAAGTTTAGTCCCTTTAAAAATTGCGGTCTGATGGTAGAAGGTCAATTCTGGACTGCCAAGCCTTACCCTGCATACAAGGGGGAATTTCAAGTTCTGGGCGATATTCTGGTAGCGCCCGAAGCGGTACCAGAAGCTTTTTTTATTTCGCAGGAAGATGTAGACAGGAAAAAGGGATGGAAGTATTTAAAGGGGGCAAAGAACGAATCGAGATACAATAAAAAATTCGGGTTTCATTACCGGTATTCCGAGGGCCGCATGGTATTTCCCGATGCTTTGGACAAGGCTTCCAGAACGATAATTACCGGGGAGGGCGGCAAATCGCCTTCCCGGTTCAAGCACGTTGTAAAGCAGAACGGGAGATTGAGACGATTGACGCCCGTGGAGCTGGAAAAATTAAATATGTTTCCGGAAAACCACACCGAACACGAGGCGATCACCGACGCCAAACGGGCTTTTTTTATGGGAAATGCCCTAGTAGTGGGCATCATAAAACAACTTGGCAAAGAGCTGTATTCACAAATCGACAGCCCAAAAAAAGCACTGGTTGACTGA
- a CDS encoding GNAT family N-acetyltransferase, whose translation MIQIEIKAFSALGSMELYDVLRLRSKVFVVEQNCIYEDIDGRDRNALHILGKKNGEIVAYARIFKSGDYADKASIGRVVVKKDQRKFGYGKDIMKRAVLAVEEHFNDKIIHVSAQLYLERFYHDLGFNQVGDGYLEDGIPHIGMIRNGPEITE comes from the coding sequence ATGATTCAAATTGAAATCAAAGCTTTCAGTGCCCTTGGTTCGATGGAACTTTACGATGTTTTGCGTTTGAGGAGCAAGGTGTTCGTCGTAGAACAGAATTGTATTTATGAGGATATCGACGGTAGGGATCGAAATGCGTTACATATATTAGGAAAGAAAAATGGGGAAATCGTGGCCTACGCCCGAATCTTCAAATCCGGGGATTACGCGGATAAGGCCAGTATCGGTCGCGTGGTAGTCAAAAAAGACCAACGCAAGTTCGGCTACGGAAAAGATATAATGAAGCGGGCGGTCCTTGCCGTAGAGGAGCACTTTAATGACAAAATCATTCATGTATCCGCACAATTGTACCTAGAGCGCTTTTACCACGACTTGGGCTTTAACCAAGTAGGCGATGGCTATCTAGAGGACGGTATTCCGCATATTGGAATGATTCGTAACGGTCCGGAAATAACCGAGTAA
- a CDS encoding cation diffusion facilitator family transporter yields the protein MSHSHDSSHRHSHPDLKGRNLIISILLNILITVSQVIGGLISGSLSLLSDALHNFSDVMSLIVSYIANLLSKKQASDRKTFGYKRAEIIAAFVNAATLMVVALILIKEAVERFFDPQEIESDLVIWLSLLGVVANGFSVLLLKKDADSNMNMKSAYLHLLTDMMASVAVLVGGLLMKYYQYYWVDPTLTLAIALYLIYMGYDLLKDSTRVLMLFTPDTIQVQRIVKDIEKITSVKNVHHVHIWQLNEDEVHFEAHVDFNEDIRLSEFDNILGEIEEVVYQKFGINHVNIQPEFDKPDSKQIIVQD from the coding sequence ATGTCTCACTCCCACGATTCTTCACATAGACACTCCCATCCAGATCTTAAGGGCCGTAATCTTATCATCTCCATCTTATTGAACATATTGATAACGGTGTCTCAAGTCATAGGTGGATTGATATCCGGAAGTCTTTCGCTCTTGTCGGATGCGCTACACAATTTCAGCGATGTGATGTCTCTCATCGTGAGCTATATCGCCAATCTTTTGTCGAAAAAGCAAGCTTCGGATCGAAAGACATTCGGTTACAAGAGAGCGGAAATCATAGCCGCCTTTGTCAACGCCGCAACATTGATGGTGGTAGCGTTAATTTTAATAAAAGAGGCTGTCGAACGTTTTTTCGATCCGCAGGAAATAGAGTCTGATCTTGTAATATGGCTTTCCTTACTTGGGGTTGTAGCCAACGGGTTTAGCGTATTGCTGCTAAAAAAGGATGCAGACAGCAATATGAACATGAAATCGGCCTATTTGCATTTGCTTACCGATATGATGGCATCGGTAGCGGTGCTGGTTGGCGGTCTCTTGATGAAATACTATCAGTACTATTGGGTGGATCCGACCCTCACTTTGGCCATTGCGCTCTATTTGATTTATATGGGATACGATCTGTTAAAGGATTCCACCCGGGTTTTGATGCTTTTTACGCCCGATACCATTCAGGTACAGCGGATTGTGAAGGATATCGAAAAAATTACATCCGTAAAGAACGTACATCACGTACATATCTGGCAACTAAACGAGGACGAGGTACATTTTGAGGCCCATGTTGACTTTAACGAAGATATACGATTATCTGAATTCGACAACATTCTTGGAGAAATAGAGGAGGTAGTGTATCAGAAGTTCGGAATCAATCACGTTAATATTCAACCTGAATTTGATAAGCCGGACAGCAAACAGATTATAGTTCAGGATTAA
- the rnr gene encoding ribonuclease R, with translation MSKKKKARNHRKNEITKGIFTTLEKEPQKTFNYKQIATKLGITDTNDRNQLIKRLGQLEKEDRIEETDRGKYKAVGSSTNMQIGKVDLTGRGNAYIVVEGMDDDVFVPQNRLNKAFHGDQVAVTVYKSKKGKKLEGEVTEIVERKKTEFVGILDLQKTFAFVRPTDFRMYTDFFVAKGNTMDAKDGDKVVVTFERWSDDDDSPIGKVTEVLGKPGEHQTEIHAILAEYGLPYEFPTEVERFADTLDTAIKEEEIAKRRDMRETLTFTIDPKDAKDFDDALSFKILENGNYEIGIHIADVSHYVRPDTILEDEAYERATSVYLVDRVVPMLPEVLSNNACSLRPNEEKYTFSAIFEMDRKNAGVKNQWFGRTVINSDQRFAYEEAQHIIETKKGDIPKDISIRDDAYSVSDIVVEATLEMDRLAKIMRNKRMQQGALSFDKVEVKFELDENNEPQGVYFKESKDANKMIEEFMLLANRKVAQFIGKQKPKKTFVYRVHDDPDQDKLMALNGIISRFGHKIDFKDKKSISTSLNQLLRDVKGKKEQNLVDTLTIRSMSKAIYTTDNIGHYGLGFDYYTHFTSPIRRYPDVMVHRLLQHYLDGGKSANAEEYEQKCKHSSDMEYLAVRAERDSIKYMQIKFMQDHQDEEFVGIISGVTEWGIYVEIIANKCEGMVRISDIKGDYYIFDEKEYAIVGERTGKTYQLGDEVVVMVKNTDLLKRHLDFSLIGKHKG, from the coding sequence ATGTCGAAGAAAAAGAAAGCCAGGAACCATAGAAAGAACGAGATTACGAAAGGCATCTTTACTACCCTTGAAAAGGAACCCCAGAAAACATTCAACTATAAACAGATCGCTACCAAACTTGGTATCACGGACACCAATGACCGTAACCAATTGATCAAACGGTTGGGACAGTTGGAAAAAGAAGATCGTATCGAAGAAACGGACCGTGGCAAATACAAGGCCGTTGGCAGTTCTACAAATATGCAGATCGGAAAAGTAGATCTAACCGGGAGGGGCAATGCCTACATTGTGGTTGAGGGAATGGACGATGATGTCTTCGTACCTCAAAATCGCCTAAATAAAGCCTTTCACGGCGATCAGGTTGCAGTTACTGTCTATAAATCTAAAAAAGGTAAAAAGTTGGAAGGCGAGGTAACGGAGATTGTCGAACGGAAAAAGACCGAGTTCGTTGGGATTCTCGACCTTCAGAAAACCTTTGCTTTCGTACGGCCTACGGATTTTAGGATGTATACCGATTTTTTTGTTGCCAAGGGAAATACCATGGATGCCAAGGATGGCGACAAAGTGGTGGTAACTTTCGAGCGCTGGTCTGACGATGACGATTCCCCCATTGGCAAAGTAACCGAAGTACTGGGTAAACCTGGGGAGCATCAGACCGAAATACATGCAATCTTGGCTGAATACGGTCTGCCTTACGAGTTTCCGACCGAGGTAGAACGTTTTGCCGATACCCTGGATACCGCCATCAAGGAAGAGGAAATCGCAAAGCGTCGGGATATGCGCGAGACCTTGACCTTCACCATCGATCCCAAGGATGCCAAAGATTTTGACGATGCCCTCTCATTTAAGATACTCGAGAACGGCAACTATGAGATAGGCATACATATCGCGGACGTATCACACTACGTGCGGCCGGATACTATTTTAGAGGACGAGGCTTACGAACGTGCCACCTCGGTATATTTGGTCGATCGCGTGGTACCAATGCTCCCGGAGGTGTTGTCCAATAACGCCTGTTCGTTGCGCCCGAATGAGGAGAAATACACTTTTTCCGCCATCTTTGAGATGGATAGAAAAAATGCCGGAGTCAAGAACCAATGGTTCGGTAGAACGGTCATCAATTCCGATCAGCGCTTCGCCTACGAAGAGGCACAGCATATCATAGAGACGAAAAAAGGCGATATCCCAAAAGATATTTCCATTCGGGACGACGCCTATTCCGTTTCCGATATTGTTGTGGAAGCTACCTTGGAAATGGATCGACTTGCCAAAATCATGCGCAACAAACGGATGCAGCAGGGTGCCTTGTCCTTCGATAAGGTCGAGGTGAAGTTTGAACTGGATGAGAACAACGAGCCTCAAGGGGTTTATTTCAAGGAATCGAAAGATGCCAACAAAATGATCGAGGAGTTTATGTTATTGGCCAACCGGAAGGTGGCGCAGTTCATTGGGAAGCAAAAACCAAAGAAAACTTTCGTGTATCGGGTACACGACGACCCGGACCAAGACAAATTGATGGCCTTGAACGGTATCATATCGCGGTTCGGACATAAAATAGACTTTAAGGATAAAAAATCCATTTCGACTTCCTTAAATCAACTTTTAAGGGATGTCAAGGGTAAAAAAGAACAGAACCTGGTCGATACCCTTACTATCCGGAGTATGAGCAAGGCGATATATACCACCGATAACATCGGGCATTACGGACTTGGCTTTGATTATTATACCCACTTCACCTCTCCCATACGCCGGTATCCTGATGTGATGGTACATCGATTGCTGCAGCATTACCTGGATGGTGGGAAATCGGCCAATGCGGAGGAGTACGAACAAAAGTGCAAGCATTCGTCGGATATGGAATACTTGGCCGTTAGGGCAGAACGTGATTCCATTAAATACATGCAGATCAAGTTCATGCAAGACCATCAGGACGAGGAATTTGTGGGAATTATCAGCGGGGTCACCGAATGGGGAATCTACGTAGAGATCATCGCGAACAAATGTGAGGGCATGGTACGCATAAGCGATATTAAGGGTGATTATTATATCTTTGACGAAAAAGAGTACGCCATTGTAGGGGAACGTACAGGGAAAACCTATCAGTTAGGGGACGAAGTTGTGGTGATGGTAAAGAACACCGACTTGTTAAAACGACACCTAGATTTTTCCTTGATCGGTAAACATAAGGGCTAG
- a CDS encoding head GIN domain-containing protein codes for MKQFMFLMILLLGSSTTIAQENSIQELSSFTEVKVFDGLSINLIKSDVNKAVVKGESIDKVAIVNSDGVLKIRMQLDKIFSGYRTFVDLHYSGKLVVIDVNEDARISSDGTLTQDVLELKAQEGGEIKIDVEVEQLLIKTVTGGIIVTSGTSDLQDVAINTGGIYEGKNFKTKFSTVNVNAGSRAEIYASDYVKATVKAGGEVLVYGNPTKMDKKTVFGGTVTRM; via the coding sequence GTGAAACAGTTCATGTTTTTAATGATACTCCTGCTAGGCTCAAGTACGACTATAGCCCAGGAGAACAGCATCCAAGAGCTTAGCTCTTTCACGGAAGTGAAGGTATTCGACGGACTTTCTATAAACCTTATCAAATCAGACGTTAACAAGGCCGTAGTTAAAGGCGAGAGCATAGATAAAGTGGCTATCGTCAACAGTGACGGGGTCTTAAAAATCCGGATGCAGCTCGATAAGATTTTTAGCGGGTACCGTACGTTCGTCGATTTGCACTACAGCGGGAAACTTGTGGTCATCGACGTTAACGAGGATGCCAGGATAAGTTCCGACGGGACTCTTACGCAAGATGTTTTGGAACTTAAGGCCCAGGAAGGTGGAGAAATCAAGATTGACGTCGAAGTGGAACAGCTATTGATCAAGACCGTGACCGGCGGAATAATCGTTACCAGCGGAACCTCCGACTTACAGGATGTAGCTATCAATACAGGTGGTATCTACGAAGGAAAAAATTTCAAGACCAAGTTTTCTACGGTCAACGTAAACGCTGGTTCACGGGCCGAAATATACGCCTCTGACTATGTTAAGGCTACGGTTAAGGCGGGAGGGGAGGTTCTGGTCTACGGGAATCCTACTAAAATGGATAAGAAGACCGTTTTTGGCGGTACTGTAACCCGAATGTAA
- a CDS encoding LysE family translocator, producing MWQDVQAAIPLGFLLAFMIGPVFFVLLETSATRGLRAALAFDLGVIFADIIFLVIAYFSSFQLLENLSNQPGLYVFGGVILLIYGITVFTKKPSRKAVTKFRSTKSNYLNLAIKGFLLNFINIGVLVFWLGIIIVVGPSLDNDPDRILIFFSSMVGAYFATDILKILLAKQLKQKLTFRRIFWVKKFLGLILIICGLVLIVKGFLPKDQFDIEKGIENIELGLSWDSERPKASGERFHLWLSRTPHEL from the coding sequence ATGTGGCAAGACGTACAGGCAGCGATACCCTTGGGCTTCTTATTGGCCTTTATGATCGGGCCCGTTTTTTTTGTGCTGTTGGAAACCAGCGCGACCAGGGGCTTAAGGGCGGCATTGGCTTTTGACTTAGGGGTAATTTTCGCCGATATTATTTTCTTGGTCATCGCCTATTTCAGCAGCTTCCAACTGCTGGAAAACCTTAGTAATCAGCCGGGACTCTATGTTTTCGGTGGGGTTATTCTCTTGATATATGGTATTACCGTATTCACTAAAAAACCATCAAGAAAGGCGGTCACCAAGTTCAGATCTACCAAAAGCAATTATTTGAATCTTGCCATCAAAGGATTTTTGCTCAATTTTATCAATATCGGGGTACTGGTATTCTGGTTGGGCATTATCATCGTGGTCGGTCCCAGCCTGGACAACGATCCCGACCGCATCCTCATATTTTTTTCGTCCATGGTCGGAGCCTATTTCGCGACCGATATCCTAAAAATCCTTTTGGCCAAACAGCTCAAACAGAAGCTCACTTTCAGGCGCATATTCTGGGTCAAAAAATTCTTGGGACTTATTTTGATAATTTGTGGACTGGTATTGATCGTCAAGGGATTTTTGCCCAAGGACCAATTCGATATCGAGAAAGGGATAGAGAACATCGAGTTGGGATTATCATGGGATTCTGAGCGACCCAAGGCTTCAGGAGAACGTTTTCACCTATGGCTATCTAGAACCCCGCACGAGTTGTGA
- the folB gene encoding dihydroneopterin aldolase, translating to MGKVKIDNIRVYAHHGCLKEETAIGSEYRVDVAVEADLTKASRSDKLSDTVDYVHINHIVKEEMAKPSKLLEYVGQSIIDRIFEEIRLVVEIEVAVSKINPPIGGDVEKVTVILQRSRD from the coding sequence GTGGGAAAAGTAAAAATCGACAACATCCGCGTTTACGCCCATCACGGATGCCTTAAGGAAGAAACTGCCATTGGCAGCGAATATCGGGTAGATGTCGCTGTGGAAGCGGATCTTACCAAAGCCTCACGCTCCGATAAACTATCGGATACCGTAGATTACGTTCACATCAACCATATCGTGAAAGAGGAAATGGCCAAGCCCTCTAAATTATTGGAGTACGTAGGTCAGTCGATTATCGACCGTATTTTTGAAGAAATAAGATTGGTGGTCGAAATTGAGGTCGCGGTATCCAAGATAAACCCGCCGATTGGAGGCGATGTTGAAAAAGTAACGGTCATATTGCAGCGCAGCAGGGATTAA
- a CDS encoding PorP/SprF family type IX secretion system membrane protein, with protein MRNFITTFLMLCGLFAARGQELNSPQLSQYLADNPFVLSPVYAGIGDHVKIRLNGLAQWVGIKDAPQTQSLAADMRLGEQSGLGLFLYNDKNGYTKQQGARISFAHHLTLDRYDDEFLSFGLSYNFNQFRIDIDKFIDANLDPGVVNNRQTTNHNFDVGAMYRYGKFYFSANASNLLGKDPTKFTFNADEPNELRNYYAYTGYRYRKNKNSDLEIEPSLLFKLFESDGRSETDLNLKFRFYDFEDYYYTGVNYRFLNDQIGDPLYIAPFAGLKKNNFYFGYSYQIILNEIITYSTGTHVVTIGVDLFQGLSNCRCTY; from the coding sequence ATGCGTAATTTTATAACGACCTTCTTGATGCTCTGCGGTCTGTTCGCAGCCCGGGGCCAAGAGCTCAACTCGCCCCAATTATCACAGTATCTGGCGGACAACCCCTTCGTATTGTCCCCCGTTTACGCGGGTATCGGCGATCACGTTAAGATACGGCTGAACGGCTTGGCCCAATGGGTGGGTATCAAAGATGCGCCCCAGACCCAATCCCTTGCGGCGGATATGCGCTTGGGGGAACAATCGGGCCTCGGACTTTTTTTATACAACGATAAGAACGGTTATACCAAACAGCAAGGGGCTAGGATATCCTTTGCGCACCATTTGACCCTGGACCGGTATGATGATGAGTTTCTATCCTTTGGATTATCCTATAACTTCAATCAATTTCGTATCGATATCGATAAATTTATCGATGCCAATCTAGACCCCGGAGTGGTCAACAACCGTCAGACTACCAACCACAACTTTGATGTGGGGGCCATGTACCGCTACGGCAAGTTCTATTTCAGCGCGAACGCCTCGAACCTTTTAGGTAAAGACCCGACTAAGTTCACATTTAACGCCGATGAACCCAACGAACTAAGAAATTATTACGCCTATACCGGCTACCGCTACCGGAAGAATAAAAATTCCGACCTCGAAATAGAGCCCTCGCTCTTGTTCAAACTCTTTGAAAGCGACGGCCGATCTGAGACCGACCTCAACCTAAAATTCCGTTTTTACGATTTTGAGGATTACTATTATACCGGTGTAAACTATCGTTTTTTGAACGACCAGATCGGAGACCCCCTCTACATTGCACCTTTTGCGGGACTTAAAAAAAATAACTTCTACTTTGGATATTCCTATCAGATCATCCTCAACGAAATCATTACCTACAGTACAGGAACCCACGTAGTGACTATTGGGGTCGACCTGTTCCAGGGACTTAGTAATTGTCGGTGTACATATTAA